TGCTCGGCGGGTTTCGCCCACTCTTCCAAACGTTGGACCCAGACAAGGTCAACAGCATCGCCTCCTCGATCATCACCGTGTTCCAAGGGCAAGGCGCCACCATCAACGACATCCTCGACCAGACCGCCTCGCTGACGGCAACGCTGGCCGACCGGGACCATGCGATAGGTGAGGTCGTCAACAACTTGAACACCGTGCTGGCCACCACCGTCAAGCATCAAACGGAATTCGACCGCACGGTCGACAAGCTAGAGGTGCTGATCACTGGACTGAAGAACAGGGCGGACCCGCTGGCCGCGGCGGCGGCACACATCAGCAGCGCCGCGGGAACCCTAGCCGACCTGCTGGGGCGGATCGTCCATTGCTGCACAGCAGCTTCGGGCACCTCGAGGGCATCCAGCAGCCGCTCATAGACGAGCTGGCAGAACTCGACCACGTGTTGGGCAAGCTGCCGGACGCCTACCGGATCATCGGCCGCGCCGGCGGCATATACGGTGACTTCTTCAACTTCTATCTGTGTGACATCTCACTGAAAGTCAACGGATTACAGCCTGGAGGTCCGGTACGCACCGTCAAGTTGTTCGGCCAGCCGACCGGCAGGTGCACACCGCAATGAGAACGCTGACCGAGTTCAACCGCGGCCGTGTCGGGATGATGGGTGCGGTGGTCACGGTGCTCGTCGTTGGTGTTGCGCAAAGCTTCACCAGCGTGCCGATGCTGTTCGCCACACCTACCTACTATGCGCAATTCGCCGACACGGGTGGCATCAACACGGGCGATAAGGTGGAAATCGCTGGGGTGAACGTCGGGCTGGTGCGCTCGCTGGCAATCCGCGGCAACCGCGTGTTGATCGGATTCTCGTTGCCCGGCAAGACAATCGGGATGCAAAGCCGGGCAGCAATTCGCACCGACACCATTCTTGGCCGTAAGAACCTGGAGATCGAACCCCGCGGTTCGGAGCCGTTGAAACCCAACGGTTTCCTGCCGTTGGCGCAGACCACTACGCCATACCAAATCTATGACGCGTTCGTCGATGTCACGAAGGCGGCGACGGGCTGGGACATCGATGCCGTCAAACGCTCGCTAAACGTGTTGTCGGAGACATTCGATCAGACCGCCCCGCATCTAAGTGCCGCCCTCGAGGGTGTCAAGGCATTCTCCGACACCGTCGGCCGGCGCGGCGAGCAGATCGAGCAACTGCTGGCGAACGCCAACAGGATCGCGCGCGTGCTCGGCGACCGCAGCGAGCAGGTCAACGGGCTGCTGGTGAATGCCAAGACGCTGCTGGCCGCGTTCAAGCAACGCAGCCAGGCACTGCGCATTCTGCTAACCAACGTGTCGGAGGCATCAGCCCAGGTATCTGGCCTGATCACAGACAACCCCAACCTCAACCATGTGCTGGCCCAGTTGCGCACGGTCAGCGAGGAGCTGGTGAAGCGCAAGAACGAATTGGCCGATGTAGCCGTCTTGCTCGGCAGATACACCGCGGCCCTGACAGAGGCCGTCGGTTCCGGACCGTTCTTCAAGGCGATGGTGGTCAATCTGCTGCCCTACCAGATTCTTCAGCCCTGGGTTGACGCGGCGTTCAAAAAGCGGGGCATCGACCCGGAGAACTTCTGGCGCAGTGCGGGTCTGCCGGAATTCCGCTGGCCCGACCCCAACGGCACCCGGTTCCCCAACGGCGCGCCGCCGGCGGCGCCACCGGTGCGGGAGGGTACACCCAAGCATCCGGGACCGGCCGTCCCGCCGGGAACGCCGTGCTCCTACACACCGGCGGCGGGCGCGTTGCCACGGCCCGACACCCCACTACCCTGCGCGGGCGCCACCGTTGGCCCGTTCGGTGGACCCGACTTCCCGGCACCGCTCGATGTCCAGCCGTCGCCGCCTAATCCCGATGGGCCGCCGCCGACGCCGGGCATCCTAAGTGCTGGGCGGCCGGGCGAGCCGGCTCCGGCTGTTCCGGGCATACCGATGCCGCTGCCGCCGAACGCGCCGCCGGGTGCACGCACCCAACCGCTTGAGCCGTTTCCTGACGGGACGGGAGGTAGCAACCAATGAGCACCATCTTCGACATCCGCAGCCTGCGACTGCCGAAACTGTCTGCAAAGGTAGTGGTCGTCGGCGGGTTGGTGGTGGTCTTGGCGGTCGTGGCCGCTGCGGCCGGCGCGCGGCTCTACCGGAAACTGACTACCACTACCGTGGTCGCGTATTTCTCTGAGGCGCTCGCGCTGTACCCAGGAGACAAAGTCCAGATCATGGGTGTGCGGGTCGGTTCTATCGACAAGATCGAGCCGGCCGGCGACAAGATGCGAGTCACGTTGCACTACAGCAACAAATACCAGGTGCCGGCCACGGCTACCGCGTCGATCCTCAACCCCAGCCTGGTGGCCTCGCGCACCATCCAGCTGTCACCGCCGTACACCGGCGGCCCGGTCTTGCAAGACGGCGCGGTGATCCCAATCGAGCGCACCCAGGTGCCCGTCGAGTGGGATCAGTTGCGCGATTCCATCAATGGGATCCTCCGCCAGCTCGGCCCGACGGAGCGGCAGCCGAAGGGGCCGTTCGGCGACCTCATCGAATCGGCCGCGGACAACCTGGCCGGCAAGGGCAGGCAGCTCAACGAAACGCTGAACAGTTTGTCGCAGGCGTTGACCGCGCTGAACGAGGGCCGGGGAGACTTCGTTGCGATCACGCGAAGCCTGGCGCTATTTGTCAGCGCGCTCTACCAGAATGATCAACAGTTCGTTGCGCTCAACGAAAACCTTGCCGAGTTCACCGACTGGTTCACCAAATCCGACCATGACTTGGCCGACACGGTGGAACGGATCGACGACGTTCTCGGCACCGTCCGAAAGTTCGTGAGCGACAACAGATCCGTGCTGGCTGCCGATGTCAACAACCTCGCCGACGCGACCACTACACTAGTGCAACCCGAGCCGCGGGACGGTCTGGAAACCGCGTTGCACGTGTTGCCGACCTACGCCAGCAACTTCAACAACCTTTACTATCCACTGCACAGCTCTCTGGTGGGCCAGTTCGTGTTCCCCAACTTCGCGAACCCAATTCAGCTCATTTGCAGCGCTATTCAGGCCGGCAGCCGACTCGGCTATCAGGAATCCGCCGAGCTGTGCGCGCAGTACTTGGCACCGGTTCTGGACGCTCTCAAGTTCAATTACTTGCCGTTCGGCTCAAACCCGTTCAGTTCGGCGGCCACTTTGCCCAAGGAGGTGGCTTACTCCGAGGAGCGGCTCCGCCCGCCGCCCGGGTACAAGGACACCACTGTCCCAGGGATCTTCTCGCGGGACACACCGTTTTCACACGGCAACCATGAACCGGGCTGGGTCGTTGCGCCCGGGATGCAGGGTATGCAGGTTCAGCCGTTTACCGCGAACATGCTCACCCCGGAATCGCTGGCAGAGCTGCTGGGTGGTCCGGATATTGCCCCCCCGCCGCCGGGAACCAACTTGCCCGGACCGCCGAATGCGTATGACGAGTCCAATCCGTTGCCGCCGCCGTGGTACCCGCAGCCCGCGTCCCTCCCGGCTGCGGGCGCCACAGGACAGCCAGGCCCGGGCCAGTGAGGTGCGGCGTGAGCGCGGGTAGCGCGAACGGCAAGCCGAACCGTTGGACCCTGAGGTGCGGCGTGAGCGCGGGTCACCGTGGATCGGTGTTCTTGCTGGCGGTCTTGCTGGCCCCGGTGGTTTTGACTTCGTGTACCTGGCGTGGCATCGCCAATGTGCCGCTGCCGGTCGGCCGGGGTATGGGTCCGGATCGCATGACGATCTACGTGCAGATGCCTGACACGCTGGCGCTGAACACTAACAGCCGGGTCAGGGTTGCCGACGTCTGGGTCGGTACGGTGCGTGACATCAGCCTGAGGAACTGGATCGCGACCCTGACGCTGGAGCTCGAGCCGACCGTGCGGCTACCGGCAAATGCGACCGCGAAGATCGGCCAGACCAGCCTGTTAGGCACACAACATGTCGAGCTGGCCGCACCGCCAATCCCGTCACCGCAGCCGCTGAAAAGCGGCGACACCATCGGCCTGAAGAACTCCTCGGCCTACCCTACCGTCGAACGGACCTTGGCCAGCGTCGCGTTGATCCTCACCGGCGGCGGCATCGTCAACCTCGACGTGATTCAAACCGAGATCCTCAACATCCTTGACGGCCATGCCGGTCAGATTCGCGAATTCCTCGAGCGGCTAGCCACTTTCACCGCCGAGCTGAACAACCAACGCGGCGATCTGACTCGCGCAATCGACTCAACCAACCAACTCCTGACCATCATCGCCAACCGCAACGACACGCTGGATCGGGTGCTCACTGACGTCCCACCGCTGATCGAGCATTTCGCCGACACCGGTCAGCTGTTCGCTGACGCCACCGAATCCTTGGGGCGGTTCAGCGAAGTCGCCAACCGGGCGCTGGCGGCTACCCGGCCTAACCTTCACCAGACGCTGCAGTCGTTGCAGCGGCCGTTAAGGCAATTGGAACGGGCTTCGCCGTATGTGGTCGGCGCGTTGAAGCTAGGCCTCACCGCTCCGTTCAACATCGACGAGGTGCCAAACGTTATCCGCGGCGACTACGTCAACGTGTCCGCGACGTTCGACGTGACGCTTTCTGCACTCGACAACGCACTGCTGAGCGGAACGGGCATCTCGGGAATGTTGCGTGCGCTCGAGCAGGCGTGGGGACGGGATCCGGACACCATGATCCCGGATGTCCGCTACACGCCGAACCCGAATGACGCGCCGGGCGGACCGCTGGTGGAAAGGGCTGAGTGAGGAGATGCTGACTCGCGCTATCAAGACCCAGCTGGTGTTGTTGACGGTGTTGGCGGTCATCGCGGTGGTGGTCCTTGGTTGGTATTTCCTGCGGATACCCAGCCTGGTCGGCATCGGTCGATACACGCTTTATGCCGAATTGCCTCGGTCCGGGGGTCTATACCGAACAGCCAACGTCACATATCGGGGCATCACCATAGGGAAGGTCACCGGCGTCGAACCAACCGAGCGGGGCGCGCGAGCAACCATGAGCATCGACAATGGCTACCAGATCCCCACCGACGCCTCGGCCAATGTGCACTCAGTGTCGGCGGTCGGCGAGCAGTTCGTTGACCTGGTGTCGACCCGCACCAGCGGTCCGTATCTGCGGCATGGGCAGACGATCACCACGACTACGGTCCCCAGCCAGATTGGCCCGGCGCTGGACGCCGCCAACCGTGGATTGGCAGTGCTGCCCAAAGACCGGGTCGCGTCGGTGCTGCACGAGGCGTCGGAGGCCGTGGGCGGGCTGGGATCCTCACTGAATCGCCTCATCGAAGCCACCCAGGCAATCGCCCACGATGTCAGGGGCAGCCTCGAGGACATCGACGACATCATCGAGCGTTCGGCGCCTATCATCGATAGCCAGGTCAATTCCGGCAACGAGATCGCCCGCTGGGCCGCCAACCTCAACA
Above is a window of Mycobacterium tuberculosis H37Rv DNA encoding:
- the mce2C gene encoding Mce family protein Mce2C → MRTLTEFNRGRVGMMGAVVTVLVVGVAQSFTSVPMLFATPTYYAQFADTGGINTGDKVEIAGVNVGLVRSLAIRGNRVLIGFSLPGKTIGMQSRAAIRTDTILGRKNLEIEPRGSEPLKPNGFLPLAQTTTPYQIYDAFVDVTKAATGWDIDAVKRSLNVLSETFDQTAPHLSAALEGVKAFSDTVGRRGEQIEQLLANANRIARVLGDRSEQVNGLLVNAKTLLAAFKQRSQALRILLTNVSEASAQVSGLITDNPNLNHVLAQLRTVSEELVKRKNELADVAVLLGRYTAALTEAVGSGPFFKAMVVNLLPYQILQPWVDAAFKKRGIDPENFWRSAGLPEFRWPDPNGTRFPNGAPPAAPPVREGTPKHPGPAVPPGTPCSYTPAAGALPRPDTPLPCAGATVGPFGGPDFPAPLDVQPSPPNPDGPPPTPGILSAGRPGEPAPAVPGIPMPLPPNAPPGARTQPLEPFPDGTGGSNQ
- the lprL gene encoding Mce family lipoprotein LprL (alternate gene name mce2E) translates to MRCGVSAGSANGKPNRWTLRCGVSAGHRGSVFLLAVLLAPVVLTSCTWRGIANVPLPVGRGMGPDRMTIYVQMPDTLALNTNSRVRVADVWVGTVRDISLRNWIATLTLELEPTVRLPANATAKIGQTSLLGTQHVELAAPPIPSPQPLKSGDTIGLKNSSAYPTVERTLASVALILTGGGIVNLDVIQTEILNILDGHAGQIREFLERLATFTAELNNQRGDLTRAIDSTNQLLTIIANRNDTLDRVLTDVPPLIEHFADTGQLFADATESLGRFSEVANRALAATRPNLHQTLQSLQRPLRQLERASPYVVGALKLGLTAPFNIDEVPNVIRGDYVNVSATFDVTLSALDNALLSGTGISGMLRALEQAWGRDPDTMIPDVRYTPNPNDAPGGPLVERAE
- the mce2D gene encoding Mce family protein Mce2D yields the protein MSTIFDIRSLRLPKLSAKVVVVGGLVVVLAVVAAAAGARLYRKLTTTTVVAYFSEALALYPGDKVQIMGVRVGSIDKIEPAGDKMRVTLHYSNKYQVPATATASILNPSLVASRTIQLSPPYTGGPVLQDGAVIPIERTQVPVEWDQLRDSINGILRQLGPTERQPKGPFGDLIESAADNLAGKGRQLNETLNSLSQALTALNEGRGDFVAITRSLALFVSALYQNDQQFVALNENLAEFTDWFTKSDHDLADTVERIDDVLGTVRKFVSDNRSVLAADVNNLADATTTLVQPEPRDGLETALHVLPTYASNFNNLYYPLHSSLVGQFVFPNFANPIQLICSAIQAGSRLGYQESAELCAQYLAPVLDALKFNYLPFGSNPFSSAATLPKEVAYSEERLRPPPGYKDTTVPGIFSRDTPFSHGNHEPGWVVAPGMQGMQVQPFTANMLTPESLAELLGGPDIAPPPPGTNLPGPPNAYDESNPLPPPWYPQPASLPAAGATGQPGPGQ